The following are from one region of the Actinoplanes sp. L3-i22 genome:
- a CDS encoding TfoX/Sxy family protein: MTGSRALAEHLVDLLGPSSDVDLAPFFGGWSLRHEGRQIGIVMDTAYAKVDLADRETWHDNGSVPFRYTARGRTVTVEAYWSVPADALDDPDLLRDLLLGSNHDSSTPSKR; encoded by the coding sequence GTGACCGGCTCCCGCGCCCTGGCCGAGCACCTCGTCGACCTGCTCGGGCCGTCCTCGGACGTCGACCTCGCGCCCTTCTTCGGGGGCTGGTCGCTGCGGCACGAGGGGCGGCAGATCGGCATCGTGATGGACACCGCGTACGCCAAGGTGGACCTGGCGGACCGCGAGACCTGGCACGACAACGGCTCGGTTCCGTTCCGGTACACCGCGCGCGGCCGTACGGTCACGGTCGAGGCGTACTGGAGCGTGCCGGCCGACGCCCTCGACGACCCGGACCTTCTCCGCGACCTGCTCCTCGGATCGAACCACGACTCGTCCACGCCGTCGAAGAGGTGA
- a CDS encoding TetR/AcrR family transcriptional regulator, with translation MTTAAAERFAALPLRDRKRARLRVGLWQAVRERVEHTAFADIPVRELAAAAEVSEPTFFAHFGSKTELLAYHICMWRIGTVLAADGAPDGVEFIRRFFDETARSIVAGPRMWFEITAEVARGGGICAVLDISVAERLLVFDDPRALDVALTPQAELFRQHLGPSPDSEAAVTGLLAGFYGVPLALGADRLGGLAEAYRTLVDRYAA, from the coding sequence GTGACCACCGCCGCCGCCGAGCGGTTCGCGGCGCTGCCGCTGCGGGACCGCAAACGGGCCCGGCTGCGGGTCGGGCTGTGGCAGGCCGTGCGGGAACGCGTCGAGCACACGGCGTTCGCCGACATTCCGGTGCGGGAGCTCGCGGCGGCGGCCGAGGTGTCCGAGCCGACGTTCTTCGCCCACTTCGGATCCAAGACCGAGCTGCTCGCGTACCACATCTGCATGTGGCGCATCGGCACGGTGCTCGCCGCCGACGGGGCGCCGGACGGTGTCGAGTTCATCCGGCGGTTCTTCGACGAGACGGCGCGGTCGATCGTGGCCGGGCCCCGGATGTGGTTCGAGATCACCGCCGAGGTGGCGCGCGGGGGTGGGATCTGTGCGGTGCTGGACATCAGCGTCGCCGAACGGCTGCTGGTCTTCGACGACCCGCGGGCCCTCGACGTCGCGCTGACCCCGCAGGCCGAGCTGTTCCGGCAGCATCTGGGGCCGTCGCCCGACTCCGAGGCGGCGGTTACCGGGCTGCTCGCCGGCTTCTACGGGGTACCGCTGGCGCTCGGTGCCGACCGGCTCGGCGGTCTGGCCGAGGCGTACCGCACGCTCGTCGACCGGTATGCCGCGTGA
- a CDS encoding type 1 glutamine amidotransferase domain-containing protein: MTRSVLMVLTSHDTFGTTGRPTGFWLEELVTPLRAFRDAGLTVDLTSVRGGRSPIDPASIGDTTTDPALDADLAGAVPLAAVDPAGYDAVFLVGGHGTMWDFPDDESLAAIVNTIGRTGVVAAVCHGVAGLLGATTATGEPLVAGRTVTGFSDAEEVLAGATAALPFSLEQRLKELGAVVEVGEPFTPTVRRDGRLLTGQNPASSAGVAAAVVDALALR, encoded by the coding sequence ATGACGCGATCGGTTCTCATGGTGCTCACCTCCCACGACACGTTCGGCACGACCGGCCGGCCCACCGGGTTCTGGCTGGAGGAACTGGTGACCCCGCTGCGCGCCTTCCGGGACGCCGGGCTGACCGTCGACCTCACCTCGGTGCGCGGCGGGCGGTCGCCGATCGACCCGGCCAGCATCGGCGACACCACCACCGACCCCGCGCTCGACGCCGACCTCGCCGGGGCCGTGCCGCTGGCCGCCGTCGACCCGGCCGGCTACGACGCGGTGTTCCTGGTCGGCGGGCACGGCACGATGTGGGACTTCCCCGACGACGAGTCCCTCGCGGCGATCGTCAACACGATCGGCCGCACCGGTGTGGTGGCGGCCGTCTGCCACGGCGTTGCCGGGCTGCTCGGCGCGACCACCGCGACCGGGGAGCCGCTGGTGGCCGGGCGGACCGTGACCGGGTTCAGCGACGCCGAGGAAGTGCTGGCCGGCGCGACCGCCGCGCTGCCGTTCTCGCTGGAGCAGCGGCTCAAGGAGCTCGGCGCCGTGGTCGAGGTCGGCGAGCCGTTCACCCCGACGGTGCGCCGCGACGGCCGCCTGCTCACCGGGCAGAACCCGGCCTCGTCGGCCGGTGTCGCCGCCGCGGTCGTCGACGCGCTGGCGCTGCGGTGA
- the asnB gene encoding asparagine synthase (glutamine-hydrolyzing) has product MGWVDYRRDLRHEGAVLRAMTATMSLRGPDAQGIWLDEHAGFGHRRLAVIDLDTGDQPMTVRHDGATIVAVTYSGEIYNYRELRTELRGLGHEFRTASDTEVLLRAYLQWGASFVERLNGMFAFGLWDPREQALLLVRDRMGIKPLFYYPTPDGVVFASEPKGVLAHPQVPAVLDSDGLRELVSMVKTPGHGVYRGLREVRPGELIRIDRSGVHATRYWTLVAREHPDDQATTVRTVRELLDDIVGRQLVADVPVGVLLSGGLDSSAITALAAKALGAERVRSFAVDFVGQTDNFRADDLRETPDTPFVHDVAQHVGADHTDIVLDSPALMDGLYRSAVLTANDLPSALGDMYTSLYLLFRAVRERSTVALSGESADEVFGGYRWFHDPEVVAAETFPWLAAIQVHTSEPDLQLFTPDVAGALDLDGYRAAAYRQALSDVDHLPGESGTERRMREMSHLHLTRFVQILLDRKDRMSMAHGLEVRVPFCDHRLVEYVYNAPWHLKTFDGREKSLLRAATADVLPASVVARRKSPYPSTQDPAYENMLRTRTRAVLSDPNSPVRALIDDKAAHQLVGGGYEGSSLGNLRRGMEMVLSLDEWLTRTPVSLRLD; this is encoded by the coding sequence GTGGGTTGGGTCGACTACCGGCGGGATCTGCGGCACGAAGGCGCGGTGCTGCGGGCCATGACGGCGACGATGAGTCTGCGCGGGCCTGACGCGCAGGGCATCTGGCTCGACGAGCACGCCGGGTTCGGGCACCGCCGGCTGGCGGTGATCGACCTGGACACCGGCGACCAGCCGATGACCGTGCGGCACGACGGCGCCACGATCGTCGCGGTCACCTACAGCGGCGAGATCTACAACTACCGGGAGCTGCGGACCGAGCTGCGCGGGCTGGGCCACGAGTTCCGCACCGCCAGCGACACCGAGGTGCTGCTGCGGGCCTACCTGCAGTGGGGCGCGTCGTTCGTGGAGCGGCTCAACGGGATGTTCGCGTTCGGGCTGTGGGATCCGCGCGAGCAGGCCCTGCTGCTGGTGCGCGACCGGATGGGCATCAAGCCGCTGTTCTACTACCCGACGCCCGACGGCGTGGTGTTCGCCTCCGAACCCAAGGGCGTGCTGGCGCATCCGCAGGTTCCCGCGGTGCTCGACAGCGACGGCCTGCGCGAGCTGGTGTCGATGGTCAAGACCCCCGGGCACGGCGTCTATCGGGGGCTGCGGGAGGTGCGCCCGGGCGAGCTGATCCGGATCGACCGGTCCGGCGTGCACGCCACCCGATACTGGACGCTGGTTGCCCGGGAACACCCCGACGACCAGGCCACTACGGTACGGACGGTGCGCGAACTGCTCGACGACATCGTCGGACGGCAGCTGGTCGCCGACGTACCGGTGGGGGTGCTGCTCTCCGGCGGGCTGGACTCCTCGGCCATCACGGCGCTGGCCGCGAAGGCGCTCGGGGCCGAGCGGGTGCGCTCGTTCGCGGTGGACTTCGTCGGGCAGACCGACAACTTCCGGGCCGACGACCTGCGGGAGACGCCCGACACGCCGTTCGTGCACGACGTGGCCCAGCACGTCGGCGCCGACCACACCGACATCGTGCTGGACTCGCCGGCGCTGATGGACGGGCTCTACCGCAGCGCGGTGCTGACCGCCAACGATCTGCCGTCCGCGCTCGGCGACATGTACACCTCGCTGTACCTGCTGTTCCGCGCGGTCCGGGAACGGTCCACGGTGGCGCTCTCCGGCGAGTCGGCCGACGAGGTGTTCGGCGGCTACCGGTGGTTCCACGACCCGGAGGTGGTCGCGGCCGAGACGTTCCCGTGGCTCGCCGCGATCCAGGTGCACACCAGCGAGCCGGACCTGCAGCTGTTCACCCCCGACGTGGCCGGGGCGCTCGACCTCGACGGGTACCGGGCCGCGGCGTACCGGCAGGCGCTGTCCGACGTCGACCACCTGCCCGGCGAGTCCGGCACCGAACGCCGGATGCGGGAGATGAGCCACCTGCACCTGACCCGGTTCGTGCAGATCCTGCTCGACCGCAAGGACCGGATGAGCATGGCCCACGGACTCGAGGTACGGGTGCCGTTCTGCGACCACCGGCTGGTCGAATACGTGTACAACGCGCCGTGGCATCTCAAGACGTTCGACGGCCGGGAGAAGAGCCTGCTGCGGGCGGCGACCGCGGACGTGCTGCCGGCCTCGGTGGTCGCGCGGCGCAAGAGTCCGTATCCGTCGACTCAGGACCCGGCGTACGAGAACATGCTGCGGACCCGGACCCGGGCGGTGCTGAGCGACCCGAACTCGCCGGTGCGGGCGCTGATCGACGACAAGGCCGCCCATCAGCTGGTCGGGGGTGGGTATGAGGGCAGTTCGCTGGGCAACCTGCGGCGGGGCATGGAGATGGTGCTCAGCCTCGACGAGTGGCTGACCCGCACCCCGGTGAGCCTGCGCCTCGACTGA
- a CDS encoding TetR/AcrR family transcriptional regulator: protein MSLPPSTPRDRRRAQTREEILDAAVAVMTEQGVAALNLTEVARRVGLRQPSLYQYFDSRTAVYDALFERGARTHHDLLAAAAGADEGWPGARAAAWASLRFAVDHPALAQLLFAGAVPGFTPSERAYAPALRTYELTRGAIADAVRHHHLHPAAASERGVALFVALIAGVSVQQQANEPGAALDEGHYAALLDPALDMYTGYFAPGHPDSWTPWPEAAPTSAH, encoded by the coding sequence ATGTCGTTGCCGCCGAGCACACCCCGCGACCGGCGCCGGGCCCAGACCCGCGAGGAGATCCTGGACGCCGCGGTGGCGGTCATGACCGAGCAGGGCGTGGCCGCCCTGAATCTGACCGAGGTCGCGCGCCGGGTGGGTCTGCGCCAGCCCTCGCTGTACCAGTACTTCGACTCCCGGACGGCGGTGTACGACGCCCTGTTCGAGCGCGGTGCGCGCACTCACCACGACCTGCTCGCGGCGGCCGCCGGCGCCGACGAGGGCTGGCCGGGAGCGCGCGCCGCGGCCTGGGCCAGCCTGCGGTTCGCGGTGGACCATCCGGCGCTCGCGCAACTGCTGTTCGCCGGCGCCGTGCCCGGGTTCACGCCCTCCGAGCGGGCCTACGCGCCCGCCCTGCGCACCTACGAACTGACCCGCGGCGCCATCGCCGACGCCGTGCGGCATCACCACCTGCACCCGGCCGCCGCGTCCGAGCGCGGGGTGGCGCTGTTCGTCGCGCTCATCGCCGGAGTCTCCGTGCAGCAGCAGGCCAACGAACCCGGCGCCGCCCTCGACGAGGGGCACTACGCCGCCCTGCTCGATCCCGCCCTGGACATGTACACCGGCTATTTCGCCCCCGGCCACCCGGACAGCTGGACGCCGTGGCCGGAAGCCGCCCCCACGTCGGCCCACTGA
- a CDS encoding ZIP family metal transporter, with translation MLEAFLWGALSASALLAGAVIAYQLRPGRRLIAAVMALGTGVLLGSVSFELIDEALKTRTVAAVSLLVLIGAGVFTVGDWLLNRRGGGERKDAGGAQAAGSPLAIVLGSVLDGIPESFVLGLTIMQGQISVALLAGIVLSNLPEGMASSSGLREAKWPERRVLLMWVAVVAVSAVAAVAGYALLDPAQDRTGALVQAFAAGALLAMLSNTLLPEAYEVEGILTGPLVVAGFAASLALSSI, from the coding sequence ATGCTGGAGGCATTCCTCTGGGGAGCGCTCAGCGCCTCGGCCCTGCTCGCCGGTGCCGTCATCGCGTATCAGCTGCGGCCGGGCCGCCGGCTGATCGCGGCGGTGATGGCGCTGGGCACCGGCGTGCTGCTCGGCTCGGTCTCCTTCGAGTTGATCGACGAGGCGCTCAAGACGCGTACGGTCGCGGCGGTCAGCCTGCTGGTACTGATCGGTGCGGGGGTCTTCACCGTCGGCGACTGGCTGCTCAACCGTCGCGGCGGCGGGGAACGCAAGGATGCCGGTGGCGCTCAGGCGGCGGGCTCGCCGCTGGCGATCGTGCTCGGCTCGGTGCTGGACGGCATCCCCGAGTCGTTCGTGCTCGGCCTCACCATCATGCAGGGTCAGATCAGCGTCGCACTGTTGGCCGGGATCGTGCTCTCCAATCTTCCGGAGGGGATGGCGTCCTCCAGCGGTCTTCGCGAGGCGAAGTGGCCGGAACGCCGGGTCCTGCTGATGTGGGTCGCCGTGGTGGCCGTGTCCGCGGTGGCCGCCGTCGCCGGCTACGCCCTGCTGGACCCGGCGCAGGACCGCACCGGCGCCCTGGTGCAGGCCTTCGCGGCCGGCGCGCTGCTGGCCATGCTCTCCAACACGCTGCTACCGGAGGCCTACGAGGTGGAGGGAATCCTCACCGGACCGCTCGTGGTGGCCGGTTTCGCCGCGTCGCTCGCGCTGTCCTCCATTTGA
- a CDS encoding PAS domain-containing hybrid sensor histidine kinase/response regulator, which produces MTVLVTALFVLILLWVSWRYLRDRDPLLRDVMAVFSAVGMLFVLAVFSRLVGEPPRSVRGLVSALLLAQPVLTLRLTGRLRPVPRWLTATAAGAWIVCALPVLVLPRPLPPLVIWPSVVVFFAGQAVAAWFLAIEARNRGGAARNRLWCAAGGTALFGIALLIAGGGRSLAADARLVAMLSALLYLLAFVPPRWLRRAWSWRAAYVVMRQLLAAPPDEPADQTWQSFCAAAAKVLGADAVVVLTPATGDAIRVAGAAGLPDSQPDRTRSELNELIASRTTIDALAGWTQPPVAAVAFAQATGTRFVSVTAVNTADGPGALLVLGRYRRLFDEDDMIQFTELAGQAAALAGRAQALAERERLAVIVESSPDAIIAKTVDGVITDWNTGAEELYGYRRAEAVGQQSSMLFSPEQQQTETRLLEGAAQGERIQQYQVQRLRKDGTTVTVSLTLSPITGPNGQTVGVASISRDLTERQRADAMFEGLLEAAPDAIIGVTRDGTITLINAQAERLFGYQRDELLGQTIDRLVPERLRATHPQQRDGYFAEPRSRPMGAGQALTAVRKDGSEFPAEISLSALDTDQGIIVSTAIRDVTDRLIAQAERERLIAQAERDAGERRLQHARRLESLGQLAGGVAHDFNNILAVITNYTELIAETLDAPALEPQELAGARTDLGQIGRAAERATRLTKQLLAFGRRDITQAQVLGLNHVVGDLEPMLRRTLGEHIHLITTLEKHLWPVHADPSQIEQILVNLAVNARDAMPGGGTLLIETTNADIDADDFAATNLQAGRYVRLRVSDTGTGMPVDVIERAFEPFYTTKPKGSGTGLGLATVYGIATAAGGDVHLYSEAGIGTTVTVVLPAVDASTDVAADEVRPAGGTTTSPQATETILLVEDEDALRQVAVRILTRAGYHVLAAAGGSQAIRIAQTHPEPIDMMLTDVIMPKMMGNEVAEHVRTIRPGLPVLYMSGYAEPVLTENGTLQDGVTIVEKPFTSRELLGRIRSMLDTVHPETTAQPRAKVTADLDTTCRADDVRDDLDG; this is translated from the coding sequence GTGACAGTCCTGGTAACCGCCCTTTTCGTGCTGATTCTGCTTTGGGTGTCGTGGCGGTATCTGCGCGACCGCGACCCACTGCTCAGGGATGTCATGGCCGTTTTTTCCGCGGTGGGCATGCTGTTCGTGCTGGCGGTCTTCAGCCGTCTCGTCGGTGAGCCCCCACGATCGGTGCGGGGACTGGTGTCAGCGCTACTGCTGGCCCAGCCGGTCCTGACACTCCGGTTGACCGGTCGGCTCCGGCCCGTGCCGAGATGGTTGACGGCAACCGCGGCTGGCGCCTGGATCGTGTGCGCGCTGCCGGTGCTGGTCCTGCCACGCCCGCTACCTCCGTTGGTCATCTGGCCGAGCGTCGTCGTGTTCTTCGCTGGACAAGCCGTCGCGGCATGGTTCCTTGCGATCGAAGCCCGCAACCGCGGCGGAGCTGCACGCAACCGCCTGTGGTGCGCCGCCGGTGGTACCGCGCTTTTCGGCATCGCGCTGCTGATCGCCGGCGGCGGGCGCTCCCTGGCAGCGGACGCACGACTGGTGGCGATGCTGTCGGCTCTGCTGTACCTGCTGGCCTTCGTGCCGCCGCGATGGCTACGCCGGGCCTGGTCCTGGCGGGCGGCATATGTGGTGATGCGCCAACTGCTGGCGGCACCGCCCGACGAACCGGCTGATCAGACCTGGCAATCCTTCTGTGCAGCAGCGGCGAAGGTCCTCGGCGCGGACGCGGTCGTGGTGCTGACACCAGCAACGGGTGATGCGATACGGGTGGCCGGCGCCGCCGGTCTGCCCGACAGCCAACCAGACCGCACACGCAGCGAACTGAACGAACTCATCGCCAGCCGAACCACGATCGACGCTCTCGCCGGCTGGACCCAGCCGCCCGTCGCGGCCGTCGCCTTCGCGCAAGCGACGGGCACCCGGTTCGTGAGCGTGACGGCGGTGAACACCGCCGACGGTCCCGGCGCGCTCCTGGTACTCGGCCGCTATCGCCGCCTGTTCGATGAAGACGACATGATCCAGTTCACCGAACTGGCCGGTCAGGCCGCCGCCCTGGCCGGAAGAGCGCAGGCCCTGGCCGAACGGGAACGCCTCGCGGTGATCGTCGAATCGTCCCCCGACGCGATCATCGCCAAGACCGTCGACGGTGTCATCACCGATTGGAACACCGGCGCGGAGGAACTCTACGGCTACCGCCGTGCCGAAGCTGTCGGTCAGCAGTCGTCGATGCTGTTTTCCCCAGAACAGCAGCAGACCGAAACCAGGTTGCTGGAAGGTGCCGCCCAGGGCGAACGCATCCAGCAGTATCAGGTACAGCGTCTACGCAAGGACGGCACCACGGTAACCGTCTCCCTGACGCTCTCACCGATCACCGGCCCGAACGGTCAGACCGTCGGAGTGGCGTCCATCTCGCGTGACCTCACCGAACGCCAGCGCGCCGACGCCATGTTCGAGGGGCTGCTCGAAGCCGCTCCGGACGCGATCATCGGGGTGACGCGCGACGGCACCATCACCTTGATCAACGCTCAGGCCGAACGACTCTTCGGCTACCAGCGCGACGAACTGCTCGGACAGACGATCGACCGGCTGGTTCCCGAACGGCTACGCGCCACCCACCCGCAGCAGCGTGACGGCTACTTCGCCGAACCGAGGAGCCGGCCGATGGGCGCCGGGCAGGCCCTGACCGCCGTACGCAAAGACGGCAGCGAGTTCCCGGCCGAGATAAGCCTCTCCGCCCTCGACACCGACCAGGGCATCATCGTCTCCACCGCAATCCGCGACGTCACCGACCGCCTGATCGCCCAAGCCGAACGCGAGCGCCTGATCGCCCAGGCCGAACGTGACGCCGGGGAACGACGACTGCAACACGCCAGGCGCCTGGAAAGCCTGGGCCAGCTCGCCGGCGGCGTCGCCCATGACTTCAACAACATTCTCGCCGTGATCACCAACTACACCGAACTCATCGCCGAGACCCTCGACGCGCCGGCGCTCGAACCGCAGGAGCTGGCCGGCGCACGCACCGATCTCGGCCAGATCGGCCGGGCCGCCGAACGCGCCACCCGGCTCACCAAACAACTACTGGCATTCGGACGCCGAGACATCACCCAAGCCCAGGTGCTCGGCCTCAACCATGTCGTCGGGGACCTCGAACCGATGCTGCGGCGCACCCTCGGCGAACACATTCACCTGATCACCACCCTGGAGAAGCACCTGTGGCCGGTCCACGCCGACCCCAGCCAGATCGAACAGATCCTGGTCAATCTGGCCGTCAACGCCCGGGACGCGATGCCCGGCGGGGGCACCCTGTTGATCGAGACCACCAACGCCGACATCGACGCCGACGACTTCGCCGCGACCAATCTTCAGGCCGGCCGATACGTGCGCCTGCGGGTGAGCGACACCGGCACCGGCATGCCCGTCGACGTCATCGAACGCGCCTTCGAGCCGTTCTACACCACCAAACCCAAAGGATCCGGAACCGGACTCGGACTGGCCACCGTCTACGGCATTGCCACTGCCGCCGGCGGTGACGTGCACCTGTACTCCGAAGCCGGCATCGGCACCACCGTCACCGTGGTCCTGCCGGCAGTCGACGCATCCACCGACGTTGCCGCCGACGAAGTACGACCCGCCGGCGGCACGACCACGAGCCCTCAAGCGACCGAAACCATCCTGCTGGTCGAGGACGAGGACGCGCTCCGCCAGGTCGCCGTCCGCATCCTCACCCGCGCCGGATACCACGTCCTGGCCGCCGCGGGCGGCTCGCAGGCCATCCGCATCGCCCAGACCCACCCCGAACCCATCGACATGATGCTCACCGACGTGATCATGCCGAAGATGATGGGCAACGAAGTCGCCGAACACGTCCGGACGATCCGGCCGGGGCTGCCGGTGCTCTACATGTCCGGCTACGCCGAACCGGTCCTGACCGAGAACGGCACCCTGCAAGACGGCGTCACCATCGTGGAGAAACCCTTCACCAGCCGCGAACTGCTCGGCCGGATCCGCAGCATGCTCGACACGGTCCACCCCGAGACGACAGCTCAGCCCCGGGCAAAGGTGACCGCCGATCTGGATACGACATGCCGCGCCGACGATGTCCGGGATGACCTCGACGGCTGA
- a CDS encoding methyl-accepting chemotaxis protein yields MSAMMSGGNRAGSGARRRGSFADLSVRVKVVAAVVTAAVVALVVGLVGLVSLSSASSSAQLIYHSNVASIKAVGQLKGVVTQARVDAANQALSTDDASTKKFADAFTADLQSFTTAMTAYRKSVPASDAKIIDGLQVNWDSYAGLVTGKMIPAGNRSALVEWASIRDNEALPLLGKVYDELASMDSAETADAAKNAAAAKSGYESSRTTSIITLVIGLMLALALGFLVARKIVQSLTKVTYVCDGLAEGDLTRHTGLDTYDEPGRMGRSLDTAMARLRTTIATIEGSAASLAGASEQMTNTTAQISASAEETSVQAQAVSVAAEQVSRSVETVSAGSEEMGASIREISQNAAEAARVAAEAVTVTAMTSATMNKLGESSAEIGNVIKVITSIAEQTNLLALNATIEAARAGELGKGFAVVASEVKDLAQETARATEDISRRVEAIQSDTSGAVAAIEEISIVIERISEFQTTIASAVEEQTATTAEMNRNVAEAAGGAGGIAQNITGVAESARLTSRGVAETQQATAELARMSTDLSGLVSAFRL; encoded by the coding sequence ATGAGTGCGATGATGTCTGGTGGTAACAGGGCTGGGTCAGGAGCGCGGCGCCGAGGCTCTTTCGCTGATCTGAGCGTCCGAGTGAAGGTGGTCGCCGCGGTGGTGACCGCGGCCGTGGTTGCGCTGGTCGTGGGTCTTGTCGGGCTGGTCTCGCTCAGCAGTGCCAGCAGCTCAGCCCAGCTGATCTATCACAGCAACGTCGCGAGTATCAAGGCGGTGGGCCAACTCAAAGGCGTGGTGACGCAGGCTCGGGTGGACGCCGCGAATCAGGCACTGTCGACCGATGACGCGTCGACCAAGAAATTTGCTGACGCGTTTACGGCCGACCTGCAATCGTTCACGACCGCGATGACCGCTTACCGGAAAAGCGTTCCTGCATCAGATGCGAAAATCATCGATGGCTTGCAGGTCAACTGGGATAGTTACGCCGGCCTCGTGACCGGAAAGATGATTCCCGCCGGGAATCGAAGCGCACTGGTCGAATGGGCATCGATTCGCGATAACGAGGCTCTGCCGCTGCTCGGCAAGGTCTATGACGAGTTGGCCTCCATGGACAGCGCCGAGACCGCGGACGCGGCGAAGAACGCCGCTGCGGCCAAGTCCGGCTACGAATCCAGCCGCACCACGTCGATCATCACGCTGGTCATCGGGCTGATGCTGGCCCTGGCGCTGGGCTTCCTGGTCGCCCGTAAGATCGTCCAGTCGCTGACCAAGGTCACCTACGTGTGTGACGGGCTGGCCGAGGGCGACCTGACCCGGCATACGGGTCTGGACACGTACGACGAACCCGGCCGGATGGGCCGCTCCCTGGACACCGCGATGGCTCGGTTGCGGACCACCATCGCCACCATCGAGGGGTCTGCGGCATCGCTGGCCGGCGCCTCCGAACAGATGACGAACACCACCGCGCAGATCTCCGCGTCCGCGGAGGAAACCTCCGTCCAGGCGCAGGCCGTGTCCGTCGCGGCCGAGCAGGTGTCGCGCAGCGTCGAGACGGTCTCCGCGGGCAGCGAGGAGATGGGCGCCTCGATCCGGGAGATTTCACAGAACGCGGCTGAGGCCGCACGGGTCGCTGCCGAGGCGGTCACCGTCACCGCGATGACGTCGGCGACGATGAACAAGCTCGGCGAGTCCTCCGCGGAGATCGGCAACGTGATCAAGGTGATCACGTCGATCGCCGAGCAGACCAACCTCCTCGCGTTGAACGCGACGATCGAGGCGGCCCGCGCCGGCGAGCTGGGCAAGGGTTTCGCGGTGGTGGCCAGCGAGGTCAAGGATCTCGCCCAGGAGACGGCCCGGGCGACCGAGGACATCTCCCGGCGGGTCGAGGCGATCCAGTCCGACACCAGCGGCGCGGTCGCCGCGATCGAGGAGATCTCGATCGTGATCGAGCGGATCAGCGAGTTCCAGACCACGATCGCGTCCGCGGTCGAGGAACAGACCGCGACCACCGCCGAGATGAATCGCAACGTCGCGGAGGCGGCCGGTGGTGCCGGTGGGATCGCGCAGAACATCACCGGGGTGGCCGAGTCGGCGCGGCTGACCAGCCGCGGGGTGGCTGAGACGCAGCAGGCGACCGCTGAGCTCGCGCGAATGTCCACCGACCTGAGCGGTCTGGTGTCCGCATTCCGTCTGTGA
- a CDS encoding SRPBCC family protein: MNRLDHDEVHLHIDAPAESLYDLVSDVPRTPQWSPEVISCRWLDGHTEARAGARFLARNKKRWFAWSNRPVVRTAERGREFAFTRTERGGGTILWFYRFTASGTGTEVEHGYRVLRPVPAALHIVLRVLLGVGDLRDDLHQNMTTSLRRLAGVATGSARPAPAEPA, encoded by the coding sequence ATGAACCGCCTGGATCACGACGAGGTCCACCTGCACATCGACGCCCCCGCGGAGTCGCTCTACGACCTGGTCTCCGACGTCCCTCGAACCCCGCAGTGGAGTCCCGAGGTGATCTCGTGCCGATGGCTCGACGGGCACACCGAGGCGCGGGCCGGCGCACGTTTCCTCGCCCGCAACAAGAAGCGCTGGTTCGCCTGGTCCAACAGGCCCGTCGTGCGGACCGCCGAGCGGGGCCGGGAGTTCGCCTTCACCCGCACCGAACGCGGCGGCGGCACGATCCTCTGGTTCTACCGCTTCACCGCGTCCGGCACCGGCACCGAGGTCGAGCACGGCTACCGGGTTCTGCGCCCGGTGCCCGCGGCTCTGCACATCGTCCTGCGCGTGCTGCTCGGGGTCGGCGACCTGCGCGACGACCTCCACCAGAACATGACCACCAGCCTGCGCCGGCTGGCCGGCGTCGCCACCGGTTCCGCGCGCCCGGCGCCGGCCGAGCCCGCCTGA